One genomic region from Amycolatopsis sp. FBCC-B4732 encodes:
- a CDS encoding TIGR03620 family F420-dependent LLM class oxidoreductase — protein sequence MTIELGPLGAYLTAAEATAADAVALEEAGYGAIWLAASPAADLLAAERLLDATRRIVVGTSVLNVWQTDAGTVADSYHRIAGKHPGRLLVGIGAGHREVDAGYASPLAKTAGYLDTLTAAGVPADRVLLAALGPRMLRLAAERAAGTLTLQVTPEHTRRAREALGPGKLVVPGHGVLLDTDVDRARETGRAGVRPILGIANYATNLRRIGYTDEDLTDPFSDRLIDALVLHGDEDAVVAGVRAELAAGANQVGLHALGADPIATLRAIGRAERG from the coding sequence ATGACCATCGAACTCGGACCGCTCGGCGCCTACCTGACCGCCGCGGAGGCGACCGCGGCGGACGCCGTCGCGCTGGAGGAAGCCGGCTACGGCGCGATCTGGCTGGCCGCGTCGCCGGCCGCCGACCTGCTCGCCGCGGAGCGGCTGCTCGACGCCACCCGCCGGATCGTCGTCGGCACCAGCGTGCTCAACGTGTGGCAGACCGACGCCGGCACCGTCGCGGACTCCTACCACCGGATCGCGGGGAAGCACCCCGGCCGGCTGCTCGTCGGCATCGGCGCCGGCCACCGGGAAGTCGACGCCGGGTACGCGTCCCCGCTCGCGAAGACCGCGGGCTACCTGGACACCCTGACCGCGGCCGGCGTCCCCGCCGACCGCGTGCTGCTGGCGGCGCTCGGCCCCAGGATGCTCCGGCTGGCGGCCGAACGCGCCGCGGGCACCCTCACGCTGCAGGTGACGCCCGAACACACCCGCCGGGCCCGGGAGGCCCTCGGCCCGGGCAAGCTCGTGGTGCCCGGCCACGGCGTGCTGCTGGACACCGACGTCGACCGCGCGCGGGAAACCGGCCGGGCCGGGGTGCGGCCCATCCTCGGGATCGCCAACTACGCCACCAATCTCCGGAGGATCGGGTACACCGACGAGGACCTCACCGACCCCTTCAGCGACCGGTTGATCGACGCGCTGGTGCTGCACGGGGACGAGGACGCGGTCGTGGCGGGCGTGCGCGCCGAGCTGGCGGCGGGTGCGAACCAGGTCGGCCTGCACGCACTGGGCGCGGATCCGATCGCCACCCTGCGCGCGATCGGCCGCGCCGAGCGGGGGTAG
- a CDS encoding LysR family transcriptional regulator: protein MELRALRYFVTVADELHFGRAAERLHVAQPAVSQQIARLERELGVRLLDRSPRRVRLTAAGQRVLEAARGTLAAAGRVQAAAKPVMTTVRIGTAAGLTARLERGIDALRERAPEFDVVLVDLPLEARLNALRQGDLDLALTRGVRSVPGLAVLPAWTERLFAVVSRRHPAAGRPTAGLAELAGDALRVPSRAHDPSLHDVLVDALRETGLCPKDGRPAGTLQDTLVEVGSDPRSWTVLPADQVAEIRSTRVRALPLEPAITIPGSVVVAPDQASSGAECAVAAFRDEATD, encoded by the coding sequence ATGGAACTGCGGGCACTGCGGTACTTCGTCACGGTCGCCGACGAACTGCACTTCGGCCGGGCGGCCGAGCGGCTGCACGTCGCGCAGCCCGCCGTCAGCCAGCAGATCGCCCGGCTGGAGCGCGAGCTCGGGGTCCGGCTGCTCGACCGCTCCCCCCGGCGGGTCCGGCTGACCGCGGCCGGGCAGCGGGTGCTCGAAGCCGCCCGCGGCACGCTGGCCGCCGCCGGCCGGGTGCAGGCGGCGGCGAAGCCGGTCATGACGACCGTGCGGATCGGCACGGCGGCCGGCCTGACCGCGCGCCTGGAACGCGGGATCGACGCCCTCCGCGAGCGGGCGCCGGAGTTCGACGTGGTGCTGGTCGACCTGCCCCTCGAGGCCCGGCTCAACGCGCTCCGGCAGGGTGACCTCGACCTGGCGCTGACCCGGGGCGTGCGGTCCGTGCCCGGGCTCGCGGTGCTGCCGGCCTGGACCGAACGGCTGTTCGCAGTGGTGTCCCGGCGGCACCCGGCCGCCGGCCGGCCCACCGCGGGGCTCGCGGAACTGGCCGGCGACGCGCTTCGCGTCCCCTCCCGCGCGCACGACCCGTCGCTGCACGACGTCCTGGTCGACGCGCTGCGCGAGACCGGGCTGTGCCCGAAGGACGGCCGGCCGGCCGGCACCCTCCAGGACACGCTCGTCGAGGTCGGTTCGGATCCCCGCAGCTGGACGGTGCTGCCCGCCGACCAGGTCGCCGAGATCCGCTCGACCCGGGTGCGCGCGCTCCCGCTCGAGCCGGCGATCACGATCCCCGGCAGCGTCGTCGTCGCCCCGGACCAGGCGAGCAGCGGGGCCGAGTGCGCGGTGGCGGCCTTCCGTGACGAAGCGACGGACTGA
- a CDS encoding SpoIIE family protein phosphatase: MTQPGSAPVVPRGPSPAADADLQALFGQSTAVLASLAGPAHVLEAANPAFSAAIGGDRVRTGVPLGQLMPEPAAQGLLGHLDRVFRTGTPVTGRNTRVVIGSGGDAREAFFDFTCEPRRDAAGNVLGVQVIGVETTQVRHAQRLAAEHRLLLEQIARQAPLERVLDGMARTIEQLVPDVLVSVLLADDDGRRLRHGAAPSLPAFYNDAIDGITTGDGVGSCGTAAHRRTAVIVTDIASDPLWDDFRDLAGRAGLAACWSTPILGRDGRLLGTFAMYHRSPRAPKDSDLALAGIFTSTAALAIERHLSEQARVAAEAKEAAARADLAFLLEASTVLGGTFDHVRTLEHLAALCVPALAPMCTVDIVEDGHLRRVATAGTAGSRLPPPGDDATVTRVLATGTTEIARRAPATPGPWDELGVTGYVCVPLTERDRTFGVLRLLSTGDRELDGHAVALTEEVARRAASAARNARQYSQRAALARDLQAGLLMPDLPDVPGVDLATVYHPAGAGLEIGGDFYDVFPLAGEVWAFMLGDVCGRGATAATTTALVRHTARAVAPLLAEPTAIVAAIDRALGNRPHAHGTDFVTLVYGHLRPTPSGVDITLVRAGHNFPVLLTTDRRAHEIRVPGTLLGASVAVHHTAYELHLNPGDSLVLYTDGFLEARNGAREEFGEDRLLETLTAAPARPRAQDVIRRITAAVTAFAGDAAVDDDQAALVLTADPGGTTAPA, from the coding sequence ATGACCCAGCCCGGCAGTGCACCGGTGGTCCCCCGCGGGCCCTCCCCTGCCGCCGACGCGGACCTGCAGGCCCTCTTCGGGCAGTCGACGGCGGTGCTCGCGTCGCTGGCCGGCCCGGCCCACGTGCTGGAGGCCGCGAACCCCGCGTTCTCCGCCGCGATCGGCGGTGACCGGGTGCGCACCGGAGTTCCCCTGGGGCAGCTGATGCCGGAACCGGCCGCGCAAGGCCTGCTGGGCCACCTCGACCGAGTGTTCCGGACCGGAACGCCGGTCACCGGCCGCAACACCCGGGTGGTGATCGGCAGCGGCGGCGACGCCCGCGAAGCCTTCTTCGACTTCACCTGCGAGCCCCGGCGCGACGCCGCCGGCAACGTCCTGGGTGTCCAGGTGATCGGCGTCGAGACGACCCAGGTCCGGCACGCCCAGCGGCTGGCCGCCGAGCACCGGCTGCTGCTGGAGCAGATCGCCCGTCAAGCGCCCCTGGAGCGGGTACTGGACGGCATGGCCCGCACGATCGAGCAACTCGTGCCGGACGTGCTCGTGTCCGTCCTGCTCGCCGACGACGACGGCCGGCGCCTGCGCCACGGCGCCGCGCCCAGCCTGCCTGCCTTCTACAACGACGCCATCGACGGCATCACCACCGGCGACGGCGTCGGCTCCTGCGGGACCGCGGCCCACCGCCGGACCGCGGTGATCGTGACCGACATCGCCAGCGACCCGCTGTGGGACGACTTCCGCGACCTCGCCGGCCGGGCCGGCCTCGCCGCGTGCTGGTCCACCCCGATCCTCGGCCGCGACGGCCGGCTGCTGGGGACCTTCGCGATGTACCACCGGAGCCCCCGCGCGCCCAAGGACAGCGACCTCGCCCTGGCCGGGATCTTCACCAGCACCGCCGCCCTCGCCATCGAACGGCACCTGAGCGAGCAGGCGAGGGTCGCGGCCGAAGCCAAGGAAGCGGCCGCTCGCGCCGACCTGGCCTTCCTGCTGGAGGCCAGCACCGTCCTCGGCGGCACCTTCGACCACGTCCGGACGCTCGAGCACCTGGCCGCGCTCTGCGTGCCGGCCCTCGCCCCGATGTGCACCGTCGACATCGTCGAAGACGGCCACCTCCGGCGGGTCGCCACCGCCGGGACCGCCGGGAGCCGGCTTCCGCCGCCCGGCGACGACGCGACGGTCACCCGCGTCCTCGCGACCGGGACGACCGAGATCGCGCGCCGCGCCCCGGCCACGCCCGGACCGTGGGACGAACTGGGCGTCACCGGCTACGTCTGCGTCCCGCTGACCGAGCGCGACCGCACGTTCGGCGTGCTGCGCCTGCTCAGCACCGGCGACCGCGAACTCGACGGGCACGCCGTCGCCCTCACCGAAGAGGTCGCCCGCCGGGCGGCATCGGCGGCGCGCAACGCCCGCCAGTACAGCCAGCGTGCCGCCCTCGCCCGCGACTTGCAGGCCGGCCTGCTCATGCCGGATCTGCCCGACGTACCCGGCGTCGACCTCGCCACCGTCTACCACCCCGCCGGGGCGGGGCTGGAGATCGGCGGTGACTTCTACGACGTCTTCCCGCTCGCGGGCGAGGTGTGGGCGTTCATGCTCGGCGACGTCTGCGGCCGCGGCGCCACGGCGGCGACCACGACCGCGCTGGTCCGCCACACCGCGCGGGCCGTCGCGCCGCTGCTGGCCGAGCCCACCGCGATCGTCGCGGCGATCGACCGCGCGCTGGGCAACCGGCCGCACGCGCACGGCACCGACTTCGTCACCCTCGTCTACGGACACCTCAGACCCACTCCGTCCGGTGTGGACATCACCCTGGTGCGCGCCGGCCACAACTTCCCCGTGCTGCTCACGACCGACCGGCGGGCCCACGAGATCCGGGTCCCCGGCACCCTGCTCGGCGCTTCGGTCGCGGTGCACCACACCGCGTACGAGCTGCACCTGAACCCCGGTGACAGCCTGGTCCTGTACACCGACGGATTCCTCGAGGCCCGCAACGGTGCCCGCGAGGAGTTCGGCGAAGACCGCCTCCTCGAAACCCTCACCGCGGCGCCCGCGCGCCCGCGCGCGCAGGACGTCATCCGGCGCATCACCGCGGCGGTCACCGCTTTCGCGGGTGACGCCGCCGTCGACGACGACCAGGCCGCGCTCGTTCTCACCGCCGATCCCGGCGGCACCACCGCACCCGCTTGA
- a CDS encoding GAF domain-containing SpoIIE family protein phosphatase, which yields MTEDDDGNAALADPGRLAALAETGLGGEPDPALDALAERARRRLGAPIALVSLITDREQVFPGLAGLGEPWARTRRTALDSSLCRHEVVTGAPLIIEDSGADPRSRDNPLVAALAIGAYAGFPLTDTAGRVLGSLCAIDHRPRRWHADELVVLTDLAHACSLELRLRIATRDAQRERARTDTAEAMLREAFTRSQLLLTASQSLAHAGNISQLREIVTDLVSGDLKPAYIGLTLAEGTGDLHRIDDPLQALGPESGDELSHVEDDTPIALTAREARLQLYTDPEAIAAAFPETAQRRYAELRLCSIACVPLPGPAGVAGVLLFGWDTAHEVDVHEQAVITTLAGYVGQALERARFLEDRVTVARKLQEAMLTRLPEPAGVRLAARYLPVGRLEQVGGDWYDAVDLTGAGHDALALVVGDITGHDIQATTLMGQVRNMGRQASWERPAGPPSAVLAAVEQACAATGVGATGTVLQAHLRPETGDRWLMRWASAGHLPPIIRRRDGTTEVLSGVDMMFGYPGLRKTPLVDHQVRLRPGDTVLLYTDGLVERRRTDLDAGIQRLRETAAALDPTDLARFVDDTIRRMLGRGTPHDDDVVVLAAHIPAADRR from the coding sequence ATGACCGAAGACGACGATGGGAACGCGGCGCTGGCCGATCCCGGCCGGCTGGCGGCGCTGGCCGAAACCGGGCTGGGCGGCGAGCCGGACCCGGCGCTCGACGCGCTGGCCGAACGGGCACGCCGACGCCTCGGTGCCCCGATCGCGCTGGTCTCCCTGATCACCGACCGGGAACAGGTTTTCCCCGGCCTGGCGGGTCTCGGTGAGCCGTGGGCCCGCACCCGCCGCACGGCCCTCGACTCGTCGTTGTGCCGCCACGAGGTGGTGACCGGTGCTCCGCTGATCATCGAAGACAGCGGCGCCGATCCCCGGTCGCGGGACAACCCGCTGGTCGCGGCCCTCGCGATCGGCGCCTACGCCGGCTTCCCGCTGACCGACACCGCGGGCCGCGTCCTCGGCAGCCTGTGCGCCATCGATCACCGGCCTCGCCGGTGGCACGCGGACGAGCTCGTCGTGCTGACCGACCTCGCGCACGCCTGCTCGCTGGAACTGCGCCTGCGCATCGCCACGCGCGACGCCCAACGGGAACGAGCCCGCACCGACACGGCCGAAGCCATGCTGCGCGAGGCGTTCACCCGGTCCCAGCTGCTGCTGACCGCCTCGCAGTCCCTCGCCCACGCCGGAAACATCTCCCAGCTGCGCGAGATCGTCACCGACCTGGTCTCCGGCGACCTGAAGCCCGCCTACATCGGGCTCACCCTCGCCGAGGGCACCGGCGACCTGCACCGCATCGACGACCCCCTGCAGGCGCTCGGGCCCGAATCCGGCGACGAGCTCTCCCACGTGGAGGACGACACCCCCATCGCGCTCACCGCTCGGGAAGCGAGGCTGCAGCTCTACACCGATCCGGAAGCGATCGCCGCGGCGTTCCCCGAGACCGCTCAGCGCCGCTACGCCGAACTGCGCCTGTGTTCGATCGCGTGCGTCCCGCTGCCCGGCCCGGCCGGGGTGGCCGGTGTCCTGCTGTTCGGGTGGGACACCGCCCACGAAGTCGACGTCCACGAGCAAGCCGTGATCACGACGCTGGCCGGCTACGTCGGGCAGGCCCTGGAACGCGCCCGCTTCCTCGAAGACCGGGTGACCGTCGCACGAAAGCTGCAGGAGGCGATGCTGACCCGGCTGCCGGAGCCCGCCGGGGTGCGCCTCGCCGCGCGCTACCTCCCCGTCGGCCGGCTGGAGCAGGTCGGCGGCGACTGGTACGACGCCGTCGACCTCACCGGCGCCGGCCACGACGCCCTCGCGCTGGTCGTCGGCGACATCACCGGGCACGACATCCAGGCCACGACGCTGATGGGCCAGGTCCGCAACATGGGCAGGCAAGCGAGCTGGGAGCGACCCGCCGGACCGCCCTCGGCCGTGCTCGCCGCGGTCGAGCAGGCCTGCGCGGCCACCGGAGTCGGGGCGACCGGCACCGTGCTGCAGGCTCACCTGCGCCCCGAAACCGGGGACCGCTGGCTGATGCGCTGGGCGAGCGCCGGGCACCTCCCGCCGATCATCCGCCGCCGCGACGGCACCACGGAGGTCCTGTCAGGGGTGGACATGATGTTCGGCTACCCCGGACTGCGCAAAACCCCGCTCGTCGACCACCAGGTGCGGCTGCGGCCCGGGGACACCGTGCTGCTCTACACCGACGGCCTGGTCGAGCGCCGCCGCACCGACCTGGACGCCGGCATCCAGCGCCTGCGGGAGACCGCCGCCGCGCTGGACCCCACCGACCTGGCGCGGTTCGTCGACGACACCATCCGCCGCATGCTGGGCCGGGGCACACCGCACGACGACGACGTCGTCGTGCTCGCCGCGCACATCCCCGCCGCCGATCGGCGGTGA
- a CDS encoding STAS domain-containing protein, producing MTTPSFFGSITQRAGAVVLAFTGELDLATAPDARTIATRAHDEAAAADRRLVIDLRAVTFLASVGLELLADHRSRATETGVAIALVATTRAVTRVLDLTGLSAQFTTYADIEPAVAG from the coding sequence GTGACCACCCCGTCCTTTTTCGGCTCGATCACCCAGCGGGCGGGAGCGGTCGTGCTCGCCTTCACCGGCGAACTCGACCTCGCGACCGCCCCCGACGCCCGCACCATCGCCACGCGGGCCCACGACGAAGCCGCCGCGGCAGACCGACGGCTCGTGATCGACCTCCGCGCGGTCACCTTCCTGGCCTCGGTCGGCCTGGAGCTGCTGGCCGACCACCGCAGCAGGGCCACCGAGACCGGTGTCGCGATCGCGCTCGTCGCCACCACCCGCGCCGTCACGCGCGTGCTCGACCTGACCGGTCTGAGCGCCCAGTTCAC